ACCGATGCTCCGGACGAACTCGCGCGGTGGCGGGTTGTCCTTGAGCGCGTGCGGGGCGGTCTTGGCCACCAGCCCGTACGGGCTCATCTTGATCAGGAACGGCACCGCGTTCTTGACGGTGGACTCTGTCCCGTCGGACGTCTGGTGCAACGTGTCACCCAGCAGGTAGCTGTAGATCAGACCCAACAAGCCCAGGAACGCATGGCTGGAGGTGGCGCCGAGCTGGCGCACCCAGTGGTCCTCGGGAGCCGTCGAGAATTTGGTCTCGAACGCGGCCACCACCTCGGCGACCATGCCCAGGATCTGCTGGCGGGCCGCCGACGGCGGCGCGACCTGGACCTTGCCCGGCAGGGACGCCCGAGCGAAGAAGGTCATCAGCGAGGACGGGATCACCCCCACGGTCGCCTGCAGGTACACCTCGTCCTTGACCCCAGCGGTCAGGTACTCCTTGACCACCGTATCCAGTTCGGCGTAGTCCGCGCCCAGCCAGGCCTTCAGATCGGCGACGGGCACTCCCGTCTTGTACCCGGCCTTCGCCGGCGCCCCGAGCTGGTGGAGTTCCCCACTTTGCGCCTGGGTCAGGGCCGCGCTCAGCTGGCCGCGCAGCTTGCCCACGACCTCCTTGACCCGGCGCGTGGACCCCGGGGCCAGTTCGTCCATGGCGGTGGTGACGAATTCGATCTTCGTCCGCGGCTCGGACGGTGTCCCGGTGACGTAGCCCAGTTCGATGAGCTTGTTCACGATCGGCCGCCGGTCGACCGATGCGCCGTGATCGCTGTCCAGCCGGACGTCGGCACCGCTGTCCTTGCCGCCGATGTCGGTGCCGTAGGCCACCCCGCCGTCCAGGAACGACTTGATCGAGTCGGTGACCTTGCCGGGTTCCTTGGCGTAGGTGAGCTGGTTGGCGCTCGGGCCCAGACTCGGCACCATCAGCTCGGCCTCGAAGCCCACCTTGCGCCGCAATCGATCACCGCCGGCCGACCGGCTGCGCAGCAGCGACAGCGGCGCCGGTGCCGCCGGGTGCTCGTCCGGCGCCGCCGGCGCGGCGGGCTGGCGGCGCAGGACCCGCAGGGCGTCGTCGGCGACCCGATCGGCCTGGGCCTCCACGGGATCGGCGGCGCGCCCGATGATCGGACCCGATGCCGATGCCGACCCGCCGCCCGGCGCGATCGTGTGGGCCAGCTCGTGGGCCAGCAGCCGTTGGCCGGCGGAGGTCTGGGGCGCGTAATGGCCGGCGCCGAAAAAGATGTCGCGGCCCAGGGTGAACGCGGTGGCCTGCACCGACCGGGCGAGCCGGGCCGGCTCGGCCCCGGTGTGGATCCGGACGCCGCCCAGGTCGGCGCCCATGGCCCGGCTCATCGGCCCGGCGACGCTCTCGGGCAGCGGGCGGCCGCGACCCTGCAGCCGGGCCAACGCCCCGTTGACCTCCGGGCTGACCGGCGATCCGCCGAGCGGGTCGTGGAGCTCCCCACCGTGGCGGCGCAGCGCACCGGCGGAGCCCGGTCCCGCGACCGGCCCGATGCCCGGCATCGCCGGCGGGGCAAGGACACTCGGCGGCGCGGCCGCTGCATCAACGGTCTCGTCGGCAGCGGGAGCCGCAGCGGGCTCCCGGCCGACGGCGGCCCGGCCGACCTGAACTGCCCGCATGATGAGTCCCTTCGGGAATCCCGCCCTGGCACCACGACGTTCCAGCCCCACCCACCCGTGGCTGCGGTGCGGTTCCAGCCTATTCCCCGTGGGCCGAATCCACCCGGTCACGCGGCCGGTCGCCCGGCCGAGCTGATTGACGCGGACGACATCCGGGTACCCTCGGCCGACTCACCGGCCGGCCCACCCACCGACGGCCGGGCCCGAACCGGATGGAAGGCGACGATGCGAGCAGGCCGACGCGGGAGCTGGAGCGTCCTTCGCGATGCCGTCCGCACCCAGCTGTGGCCGTTCCCGGCGCTGGCCATCACGATCGCCGTCATCGCCGGCGTGCTGCTGCCCAGGCTGGACGCGCAGATCGACGACCAGCTCCCGCCGCAGATCACCTACTACCTGTTCGGCGGCGGCGCGGACGCCGCCCGCGCGGTGCTGGCCGGCATCGCCGGATCCCTGATCACCGTGACGTCCCTGACCTTTTCGCTCACGGTGGTCACCCTGCAGCTGGCCAGCAGCCAGTTCTCGCCGCGGTTGCTGCGCACGTTCAGCAGTGATCGGTTCGTCCAGCTCACCCTCGGACTGTTCCTGGGCACGTTCGCGTACGCGCTGACGGTGCTGCGCACGGTCCGCACCGCCGCCGACGACCAGGCCCTGTTCGTGCCCCAGATCGCCGTCACCGTGGCCTTCGTGCTGGCGGTGGCCAGCGTCTTCGCCCTGGTGATCTTCCTGGCCCACCTGGCCCGGGAGATCCGGGTCGAGACGATGCTGGCCACCGTGCACGGGGACGCCACCACCACGCTGCGCCGGGTCCTGCCCGAGCACGACCCCGACCGGACACCCGTCGCCGGGCCCGACATCCCGGCGGACGCCGAGATGGTGCCGGCGCCGTCCTCGGGCTTTTTGGTCTGGCTCGACGAGCCCGGCCTGCTGCGGGCGGCCGTGCAGGCCGACGCGATCGTGACCATTACCGAGCAGCCGGGCAGTTCCCTGATCGAAGGGGTGCCGGCCGGCGCGTGCTGGCCCCGCGGCGGTGGGCGCTTCGAGCCGGACGTTCTGCGCACGCTGCGCGAGCGGGTCGCCCCGACCATCCACACCGGACCCGAACGCACCGCCGCCCAGGACGCCGCCTTCGGGCTTCGCCAGCTCGCCGACGTCACCGTCAAGGCCCTGTCCCCCGGCATCAACGATCCGACCACGGCGATCCACGCGCTCGGGCACCTGTCCGCGTTGCTGGGCGAGCTGGCCGCCCGCGACCTGGGCCCGCACGTACTCACCGACGACGGCGGCCAGCTGCGGGTGGTCCTGGCCCGGCCCACCTTCGCCGAGCTGCTGGAACTCGCGGTGGCCCCCACCCGCCGGTACGGCGCCGCCGACCCGGACGTGCTCGCCCGGCTCTTCCAGCTGCTGCGCGAGATCGCCTGGACCGCACCCGACGCCGAGCATCACCGGGCCATCGCCGGCCAGCTCGAGCGGCTGCGGACCACGGCCCAGGCCCAGTCGTTCGACCCGACCGAGCGGGCCTACCTCAGCCGGCTGGCCGATCAGGTCGACCAGACCCTGGACGGCCGCTGGGTGCTGCGAACCTGACCGCCCGGCCGGACCGCCGGACCTGACCGCCCGGCCGGGCCGGCTGACGGACCCGGACTGCGATACTGGCCCGATGGCACCGCACGGGCAGCCGCCGGGACCGGTCCGCCCGCCCCGGTCGCTGGACGATCCGGCCTGGTTCGGCGCGGTGATGGGCCGTGCGGCCACGGCCACCGTCGCCTCCCTGCACCCCGGCCGGATCGGCCCGCTCAGCCGCTTCGCCGACGTCACCGCCGCGATCCTGCTCGTGGCCAGCATCCTCGCCTTCGCCGGGCTGTTCGTGCGCGACTTCCTGGTCCGCCGCCTGGGCGCCGACCTGGCCGGCAAGCTCCGCTCGCCCCGCACCGGACCGGCCTACGCCACCATCCCCGGCGCGATCAACGTGCTCGCCGTCGCCGTCCTGCACGTGTGGCCGGCCAGTGCCAACTCGGCGGTCGGCTGGTGGCTGCTCATCGGGCTGGCCGGCCTGGGCACCACGCTGGGCCTGATGCTGACGGTGGTCTTCTTCGTCAGCGCGTTCGAGCACGAACAGTTTCCGGCGCAGGACATCTCGGGCATCTGGTTCATTCCGGAGACCGTGGTCCTGCTGGGTTCGTTGCTGTTCGCCGAGCTGGCGCCGGCCGGACCGGAGGCCGCTCAGCGCGGGCTGGCCGTGCTGGCGGTCGCCCTGCTCGGGGCCGGCGGGTTGCTGTTCGGGATCACCGCGGTGATCTTCGTGAACCGGCTGGTGCTGCACGCCGGGGTGCACCGCACCGGCGCCCCGGCCATGTGGATCATGATCAGCCCGCTGGCCGTCACCTCGCTCGCACTCCAGTCGGTGGCCGGCGGCGACCCGATGCTTGGCGGGACCTGGACGCCGGCCGTGGCCGAGGTCGCCACCTTCGCGGCCGGCGCGCTCTGGGGGTTCGCCCTCTGGTGGATCGCCGCTGCCGCCGTGGTCACCCGGCACGCCGGGCGGGCCGCGTTCACCCGGACCGCGGCGGACTGGGGCTTCGTCTTCCCGTCCGCGGCGATGGTCATCGCCACCCTGACCCTGGCCCGGCGATGGCAGTCCGGCCTGGTCGAGGCGGCCGGCCTGGCTCTGGGCGTGCTGCTGGCCCTGGTCTGGGTGGCCGTGCTGTCCGGCGCCGTCGTCGGGTACCGGCGCGAGCAACGCACCCGCCGCGGCCGGTGACCCGGGTTCACCGGCCGCGGGCGAAGACGACCTCGAAGAACGTCCGGATGATGATCTTGACGTCGAGCCAGAGCGACCAGTTCTCGATGTAGTAGTTGTCGTACCGGGCCCGGTCGGCGATCGAGGTGTCCCCGCGCAGCCCGCTGACCTGGGCCAGCCCGGTCAGCCCGACCTTGACCCGGTGCCGGTAGGCGTAGCGGTCGTACTTGTCGGAGAACTGCTCGACGAAGTGCGGCCGCTCGGGACGCGGCCCGACCAGAGACATGTCGCCGCGCAGAATGTTCCACAGCTGCGGCAATTCGTCCAGCGAGGTGCGGCGCAGGAACCGGCCGACCTTGCTGACCCGGTTGTCGGTGGCGATCGACCAGTTGGTGGCCGATTCGGCACTGGTGGCCGGCCGCATCGACCGCAGCTTGAGGCAGTCGAACAGCTCCCCGTTCCGGCCGACCCGGGGTTGGCGGAAGATCACGCCCGGCCCGCCGTCGATGCGCACGGCCAGCGCGCAGACGGCCAGGATCGGCGAGACCAGAATCAGCGCGGTGCCGGAGACGAGGATGTCGAAGACCCGCTTGACGGTGATGGCCGGCCCGCTCAGTCGCGGGTTGCCGATGCGCATGATCGGGATCGAACCGATGTGGTCCGACCCGCCGGACACGGTGCGGAACTGGTGCATCCGGGGCACCACCAGCAGGTCGCAGGTGGAACTGGCCGGGGCCCGGACCTCCTCCACCAGCGTGCGCTCGGGCACCGCGGAATCGGCCACCAGCAGCACGTCCACCCGGTAGCGGGTGACCACCGAGTCCAGATCGCTGATGTTGCCCAGCCGTTCGCTGACCATGCTGGCCGCGGCGTCCTTGTCGTCGACGAAGCCGACGACCGACAGTCCGTACCGCTGATGCTGTTTGAGGATCCGGATGAGCTCGGCGGCGGTCTGGCCGCCCCCGATCACCACCGTCCGGTGGTGGCTGTAACGGCGGCGGCGGCTGAAGATGATCAGCTGCGAGGTGATGATCCGGCCGATGACCACCAACACGATGGCGATCGCCGCGTTCTTCATGAACGCGGTGACCATGGGACCCTCGGGCAGCAGGGCGATCCCGGTCGCCACGATGGCCGCCGCGGTCAGCAGGCTGGCGACCAGGCTGGGCAGCTCGTCCAGCACGCTGACGTGCAACCGCGCGTGATAGCGACCGCGGTCGACGATCAGGAACAGCGACAACGCCGTCATCGAGATGATCGCGACGTACTCGTCCGGCGCCCACAGCAGGGGCATGAGCAGCATGATCGCGTCGACCGGCAGGACGATCATCCAGGCTCGGATCAACCAGAGGAAGCGACGCGTGCGCGACCCTCGTCGTTCCGACGGTTTCTTGCTGGCATTCGTGTCACGCGTGACCGGTGCCGGGCGCAATGCGGTCATTGGTCGCTCCCTTGAGATGACGAAACGAGTGCGAATATCCTGCAGCTCGCCCCTATGCACCCATATGGCTCTGCAGCTTTCACCCTATAGGCCTATCGCTCGCGGCGTCCAGAAGGAGCCGGTGGTCGGCGCGCGTCGTCACCCGCACGGGGTGAGGCGCCGGGCCGGGCCGGCGTTGCCAGCGGTCCTTGAGCCCGACGCAGGGCCGCTCGACGAGGCGATGGATACCCAGGCTGAGCAGCAGGGCCAGCGCCAGGCTCAGGCCGGCCCGCGGCCAGGTGGTCAGGTCGGTGTGCTGCTCCAGCAGCAACTGGATCAGCCGGTGCACCATGTACAGCGCGTAGGACAGCACGCCGATCCAGACCAGCGGGCGCAGCTGCAGCAGCCGGGTGAGGGGCATCCGAGGTGCCGCCACGACCACCCCGACCAGGACGAACAGCCCGATGCCCTGCACGGTCGGGCCGACCGCGGCCGACCAGAGACCCGGCAGGTGCTCGCCGGCCACCACCAGCAGGGTCCCGCCGACCGCGGCGGCCAGCGCGGTCGCCGGCCGGGCGGCCAGCCGGCTCAGTCCCGCGACCGGGGCGACGGCGAGCAGGCAGCCGAACAGCAGCGAGTCGATCCGGGTGTCCGTGCCGACGTAGACCAGGGCCGGATCCCGGCCGATGCCGAACAGCAGGACCACTCGCCAGATCAGCACCAGCAGGCAACCGGCGGCGAAGACGGGCGCGCCGGCCCAGCCCGGCAACCAGCGCCGCACCGCGAGATAGCAGAACGGGAAGATCAGGTAGAAGTGCTCCTCGACGGCCAACGACCAGAGCACACCCAGGCCCGGCACGATGGTCGTCGGGTCGCCGACCACCTCGATCACGTTGGTGAAATGCAGGACGGCGCCGCCGACGCCGAGCCAGGTCAGGGCCCCGGCCAGCGCGCCGGTCAGGGTCAGCCCGATGGCGATCAGCACGACCAGGTACAGCGGCGGCAGGATGCGCAGGCTGCGGCGCAGGTAGAAGTTCCGGATGCTGATCCGGCCGTCTCGGTCGAACTCGCGGCGCAGCAGCGTGGTGATCAGGTAACCGGAGAGGAAGAAGAACACGGTGACCCCGGTGCCCGCGCCGACCGGCAGCGGGATCGCGGCATGGGCGGCGAAGACGATCAGCACCGACACCGCCCGCAGCCCGTCCAGCCCGGGGATGCGCCCGGATCCGGCGTCCGGAACGGGCCCCGCAGCGGGCAACGGAGCGGGCACCGGCCCGGGGCTCGATCGGGCCGGGGCGGCCGGGTCCACCGCGGACATCACCGGGCCGCCAGGGCCGGGACGCGGGTCTGCTCGGCCCGATCGGCGGTTCCGGCCGGCCCGCGGTCCGGGTCGGCCGGTCGAAGGGCCCGGCGCCGCCGGCCGGTGATCACGGCGAGCGCGGCACAGCCGATCGTGGACAACGCCAGCGCCGGCAGCCACCACCACTCCGGCGACGAGACCGGTTGCGGCTGGGCGGGATCGCCGATCAGCTGGTAGCCGGTGTCCAGGTCGGCGATCCGAGCCTTGCTCGCCGCGACCGCCGCGGCGGTCAGTTCGGTGGCCGCGTCGCTGTCGTCGGCGGTGACCGTGAGCACCACCCCACCGCCCAGTCGCGACTGGGCGAAAGCGATCTCGACATCCGCACGGTCAGCCCCGTCAGCACTGTCAGCACTGTCAGCGCCGCCGGGGCCGGCCCGCTGGGTGACCGCGGTGGCGTCGACCGACCGGCTGAGCACCTCGGTGAACGTCGGGCCGATCAGCCCCCGGGTGATGAGGTCCAGCGAGTAGGCACTGGCCGGATTCACCGCCCCCGACGGCACGATGCCCAGGGCGGTCGTGCTGGTGTAGACCGTCGTGCGATTGGTGAGGACGGCGACCGTGCCCAGCAGGCTCAGCGCGGCCATCACAGCGAGCCCGGCGACCACGCCGCGGCCGGGGCGCCACGGGCCCGGCTCAGGCTCGGGGGCGATCCCGCGACGGTCGATCGCGGCCCGGCTTTGCACGTCGACGGCCGCGGCGATGACCGCGATCAGCAGCAGGGCCCGGAAGTCCGACAGGTGCAGGAAGACGCTGGCGATCAGCCAGCCGATCAGCCCGCCGATCACCCCCAGGGCCAGGAACCGGCGGGTGTCGTCACCGGTTCGTCCGGCCCCGATCATGGTGCGCAGGGCGACGAACAGGATCGTGCCGAAGAAGAACGCCCAGCAGATCAGCAGGACCACCCCGCCGTCGGCGGCCTGCTCCAGGTAGAAATTGTGCGCGGCGACGACGATGTTGACTGGTTCATAGAAGTTGGCCAGCCGGTCGTACTCCGCGAATAGCCCGCCGTAGCTGCCGATCCCGTGGCCGGTGATCGGTCGGTCCAGGAACATGTGCCAGGCGTCGAGCTGAAAGCGCTTACGGGTCACCACCGACGGGTCCGCGGTGGTCGTGGAGCCGGAGACGACCGCGGTCAGCGTGCCCAGCCGGCTGCCGATCCCGGTCAACGGGACGATGACGATCAGCGCGACCGGCAGGTACAGCAACGCCTTTCGGTAGGCCCCGCCGGCCAGCACGGCCCACATCACCAGGCCGATGAACAACGCGATGAAGCCGCCGCGGGACTGGGTCAGGTACACCCCCAGCATCAGCGACACGGTCGCCCCACCCCACAGCACGCGGTCCCGCCAGGACTTGCTCATGGCCAGCAGCGAGAGCGACATGGGCGTGAACAGGATCAGCAGCCGGCCCCAGAAATTCACGTCCGAGGACGTGCCCGCGTGCCGGGGGGTCAGCGCCCCGTCCTCCTGGACCAGCGGCACCCGGCTCAGGCCGCCCAGGCTGCCCTGGTTGTGCAGCACGAACTCGTGCACCACGGTCAGCCCGGCCAACGCGGCCAGCACCAGGACGGCGACCGCGGCGGTCGGTTTGACCTGGTCGGTGGACAGCACCAGGGCGTAGACGACCACGAAATACAGCAGGTCGCGGGCCTGGGAGGACAGCAGATCCAGCGAGGTCACCGGGTCGGCCGCGGCCACGAAGCTCACGCAGAACCCGGCGAACAGCACCATCGCCCCCAGCAGCACCGGCGACCAG
This genomic window from Nakamurella multipartita DSM 44233 contains:
- a CDS encoding eCIS core domain-containing protein, whose translation is MRAVQVGRAAVGREPAAAPAADETVDAAAAPPSVLAPPAMPGIGPVAGPGSAGALRRHGGELHDPLGGSPVSPEVNGALARLQGRGRPLPESVAGPMSRAMGADLGGVRIHTGAEPARLARSVQATAFTLGRDIFFGAGHYAPQTSAGQRLLAHELAHTIAPGGGSASASGPIIGRAADPVEAQADRVADDALRVLRRQPAAPAAPDEHPAAPAPLSLLRSRSAGGDRLRRKVGFEAELMVPSLGPSANQLTYAKEPGKVTDSIKSFLDGGVAYGTDIGGKDSGADVRLDSDHGASVDRRPIVNKLIELGYVTGTPSEPRTKIEFVTTAMDELAPGSTRRVKEVVGKLRGQLSAALTQAQSGELHQLGAPAKAGYKTGVPVADLKAWLGADYAELDTVVKEYLTAGVKDEVYLQATVGVIPSSLMTFFARASLPGKVQVAPPSAARQQILGMVAEVVAAFETKFSTAPEDHWVRQLGATSSHAFLGLLGLIYSYLLGDTLHQTSDGTESTVKNAVPFLIKMSPYGLVAKTAPHALKDNPPPREFVRSIGDLMKKTKYLQLAYWVEESRKDGTAVSDGKLPAKLDARPRAERLITGDYTDFVEKVLLGTGGAVPVVVGKMLPGPDKPPTDTGGVNVFHELYNQQGIPLEYRAISKRYTVSEVTAALGEILAELRVINLSGLTEEQRATVTEAFK
- a CDS encoding DUF2254 domain-containing protein, encoding MRAGRRGSWSVLRDAVRTQLWPFPALAITIAVIAGVLLPRLDAQIDDQLPPQITYYLFGGGADAARAVLAGIAGSLITVTSLTFSLTVVTLQLASSQFSPRLLRTFSSDRFVQLTLGLFLGTFAYALTVLRTVRTAADDQALFVPQIAVTVAFVLAVASVFALVIFLAHLAREIRVETMLATVHGDATTTLRRVLPEHDPDRTPVAGPDIPADAEMVPAPSSGFLVWLDEPGLLRAAVQADAIVTITEQPGSSLIEGVPAGACWPRGGGRFEPDVLRTLRERVAPTIHTGPERTAAQDAAFGLRQLADVTVKALSPGINDPTTAIHALGHLSALLGELAARDLGPHVLTDDGGQLRVVLARPTFAELLELAVAPTRRYGAADPDVLARLFQLLREIAWTAPDAEHHRAIAGQLERLRTTAQAQSFDPTERAYLSRLADQVDQTLDGRWVLRT
- a CDS encoding SLAC1 family transporter, translating into MAPHGQPPGPVRPPRSLDDPAWFGAVMGRAATATVASLHPGRIGPLSRFADVTAAILLVASILAFAGLFVRDFLVRRLGADLAGKLRSPRTGPAYATIPGAINVLAVAVLHVWPASANSAVGWWLLIGLAGLGTTLGLMLTVVFFVSAFEHEQFPAQDISGIWFIPETVVLLGSLLFAELAPAGPEAAQRGLAVLAVALLGAGGLLFGITAVIFVNRLVLHAGVHRTGAPAMWIMISPLAVTSLALQSVAGGDPMLGGTWTPAVAEVATFAAGALWGFALWWIAAAAVVTRHAGRAAFTRTAADWGFVFPSAAMVIATLTLARRWQSGLVEAAGLALGVLLALVWVAVLSGAVVGYRREQRTRRGR
- a CDS encoding sugar transferase produces the protein MIVLPVDAIMLLMPLLWAPDEYVAIISMTALSLFLIVDRGRYHARLHVSVLDELPSLVASLLTAAAIVATGIALLPEGPMVTAFMKNAAIAIVLVVIGRIITSQLIIFSRRRRYSHHRTVVIGGGQTAAELIRILKQHQRYGLSVVGFVDDKDAAASMVSERLGNISDLDSVVTRYRVDVLLVADSAVPERTLVEEVRAPASSTCDLLVVPRMHQFRTVSGGSDHIGSIPIMRIGNPRLSGPAITVKRVFDILVSGTALILVSPILAVCALAVRIDGGPGVIFRQPRVGRNGELFDCLKLRSMRPATSAESATNWSIATDNRVSKVGRFLRRTSLDELPQLWNILRGDMSLVGPRPERPHFVEQFSDKYDRYAYRHRVKVGLTGLAQVSGLRGDTSIADRARYDNYYIENWSLWLDVKIIIRTFFEVVFARGR
- a CDS encoding acyltransferase family protein — protein: MSAVDPAAPARSSPGPVPAPLPAAGPVPDAGSGRIPGLDGLRAVSVLIVFAAHAAIPLPVGAGTGVTVFFFLSGYLITTLLRREFDRDGRISIRNFYLRRSLRILPPLYLVVLIAIGLTLTGALAGALTWLGVGGAVLHFTNVIEVVGDPTTIVPGLGVLWSLAVEEHFYLIFPFCYLAVRRWLPGWAGAPVFAAGCLLVLIWRVVLLFGIGRDPALVYVGTDTRIDSLLFGCLLAVAPVAGLSRLAARPATALAAAVGGTLLVVAGEHLPGLWSAAVGPTVQGIGLFVLVGVVVAAPRMPLTRLLQLRPLVWIGVLSYALYMVHRLIQLLLEQHTDLTTWPRAGLSLALALLLSLGIHRLVERPCVGLKDRWQRRPGPAPHPVRVTTRADHRLLLDAASDRPIG
- a CDS encoding O-antigen ligase family protein, with amino-acid sequence MKDVLMAGGGLIVVAFVVLAITYPRVSLLTLVALDVSNINGVIADQLGTSPYKPQLALAVVVVLVMMRRRMFRFAWSPVLLGAMVLFAGFCVSFVAAADPVTSLDLLSSQARDLLYFVVVYALVLSTDQVKPTAAVAVLVLAALAGLTVVHEFVLHNQGSLGGLSRVPLVQEDGALTPRHAGTSSDVNFWGRLLILFTPMSLSLLAMSKSWRDRVLWGGATVSLMLGVYLTQSRGGFIALFIGLVMWAVLAGGAYRKALLYLPVALIVIVPLTGIGSRLGTLTAVVSGSTTTADPSVVTRKRFQLDAWHMFLDRPITGHGIGSYGGLFAEYDRLANFYEPVNIVVAAHNFYLEQAADGGVVLLICWAFFFGTILFVALRTMIGAGRTGDDTRRFLALGVIGGLIGWLIASVFLHLSDFRALLLIAVIAAAVDVQSRAAIDRRGIAPEPEPGPWRPGRGVVAGLAVMAALSLLGTVAVLTNRTTVYTSTTALGIVPSGAVNPASAYSLDLITRGLIGPTFTEVLSRSVDATAVTQRAGPGGADSADSADGADRADVEIAFAQSRLGGGVVLTVTADDSDAATELTAAAVAASKARIADLDTGYQLIGDPAQPQPVSSPEWWWLPALALSTIGCAALAVITGRRRRALRPADPDRGPAGTADRAEQTRVPALAAR